One window of the Phycodurus eques isolate BA_2022a chromosome 7, UOR_Pequ_1.1, whole genome shotgun sequence genome contains the following:
- the kcne4 gene encoding potassium voltage-gated channel subfamily E member 4, which produces MAHLDNCTQPSTPSPLRAQAAQSGGNAYLYILMVVTFYGVFLCGIMLGYFHSKRKEKRRTNIFTRLVHEEEQREWGALPKKHSLSFTAEAAAGARSLNLALPFCGNHGNRFGHLRREGALPSPLACALCTEQSSVSSLCSSADTRLAIEEEESDSVSGEGPEETPKGRVQNSGEDSG; this is translated from the coding sequence ATGGCGCACCTGGATAACTGCACCCAGCCTTCCACACCCTCCCCACTTCGCGCACAGGCGGCGCAAAGCGGCGGGAACGCATACTTGTACATTTTAATGGTCGTCACTTTCTACGGAGTCTTCCTGTGCGGCATCATGCTGGGCTACTTCCACTCCAAGAGAAAGGAGAAGAGGAGGACCAACATCTTCACCCGCCTCGTGCACGAGGAGGAGCAGCGGGAGTGGGGGGCGCTCCCCAAGAAGCACAGCCTCTCCTTCACGGCGGAGGCCGCCGCGGGAGCGCGCTCGCTGAACCTGGCCTTGCCTTTCTGCGGTAACCACGGCAACCGCTTCGGTCATCTTCGCCGCGAGGGCGCGCTGCCCTCTCCGCTCGCGTGCGCGCTCTGCACGGAGCAAAGCAGCGTCAGCTCCCTGTGCTCCTCCGCGGACACGCGCTTGGCCATCGAGGAGGAGGAGTCGGACAGCGTCAGCGGGGAGGGGCCGGAGGAGACCCCCAAGGGGCGAGTGCAGAACAGTGGGGAGGACTccgggtga